Proteins from a single region of Terriglobales bacterium:
- a CDS encoding TGS domain-containing protein, with the protein MAESIHIKLPDGSVREVPRGTTALEIARSISPRLAEAALVARTNGSLIDLARPLEKDAELRILTSKDPEALEVFRHSSAHLLAAAVLEL; encoded by the coding sequence ATGGCCGAGAGCATCCACATCAAGCTGCCCGACGGCAGCGTCCGCGAGGTGCCGCGAGGCACCACCGCCCTGGAGATCGCGCGCTCCATCTCCCCGCGCCTGGCCGAGGCCGCGCTGGTGGCCCGCACCAACGGCTCGCTCATCGACTTGGCCCGCCCGCTGGAGAAGGACGCCGAACTGCGCATCCTGACCTCCAAGGACCCGGAGGCGCTCGAGGTCTTCCGCCACTCCTCCGCCCACCTGCTGGCCGCGGCCGTGCTGGAACTCT